The following proteins are co-located in the Sporosarcina pasteurii genome:
- a CDS encoding efflux RND transporter permease subunit — translation MKISDFSIKRPVFTIVTMFLVIILGAVSFFRIPMTLIPELNPPVAVVVTSYPGASPIEVNEKLTKPLEKSLSTSPGLKTMQSSSQEGSNFIFLMFDWSTKIDDIQMDVMQRIDHVPVPDGANAPRFMKFDPSQFPVIQLSLRAETEQVDIRTLAESLEQELRRTEGVASVTVSGELIEEVQITLNEKKLEEYGLVQEDIVQVIQANHVSMPGEPIETGDKKQLTTRIVSMLTSVDDIKKLPIRTNPLNGEKVYIQDIGKVTLKEATSSTITRANEEQAVLMSVLQESGANTADVSTAFKDALEDLLATEAFKDVAADILFDQGDYIQLAIGNIGQTLLLGGIFAMLVLFFFLKGIKSPIIIGIAIPYSVIVTFVMMFFADFSLNIMTLGALALGIGMLVDNAIVVIENIERHLAMGKKPKLAAYEGAKEVGGAITASTLTTLAVFVPVIFISGLIGEIFTEFALTISFSLFASLIVALTVVPMMAGHMLKAPKINIEARRRRSKPLNRFTRSVKWALRHRLIVLSITVVMLVLSGLGLNKVGTEFLPATDEGFVSVAVKLPNGSSPSATDEVMKKIEAELKKQDDVEVYVSLVGGTQEGLAQGTSNAARGEVYVKLLPLADRNRSIFEFVDAVQPKVLDAILDDAEVSFNLQTASGSSPNVLSFSLKDIDEERLHDAVIELNEELEALNTVQEVSNTIQNTVEEIKIDVNRVKAEEQGLAPYQIAQSINHITRGQLATQIIGEKDEVIDVFVQYDERDRNSIEQLKKLKLRTQTGEFVTLDSVANISITDGPVAIQRVDQAHSVTFDVKYVSTESLGQMTKKVNEIIERIDLPKEIDVSFGGDRELFESAVYDMMLALILAVILVYIVMAAQFESFKYPFVIIFSVPLMVIGVALGLFATNTPISVTAIIGVLVLVGIVVNNGIVLVDYINQQKEKGVSSYDAIIVSVRNRVRPILMTALTTILGLLPLALGIGEGTEMNQPMGIAVIGGLISSTLLTLYVVPVMYSLFDKETRKKNVQGQS, via the coding sequence ATGAAAATTAGTGACTTTTCAATTAAAAGGCCAGTATTTACAATTGTAACGATGTTCTTAGTCATTATACTTGGGGCGGTTTCATTTTTCCGTATACCAATGACATTAATCCCAGAATTAAACCCGCCTGTTGCGGTCGTTGTAACAAGTTATCCAGGGGCTTCTCCGATAGAAGTAAATGAGAAGCTGACAAAACCATTAGAGAAGAGTTTATCAACCTCACCAGGTTTAAAAACGATGCAGTCATCTTCACAAGAAGGTTCAAATTTTATTTTTCTCATGTTCGACTGGTCGACTAAAATTGATGATATCCAAATGGATGTGATGCAACGTATCGATCATGTGCCTGTTCCAGATGGAGCAAATGCACCGCGATTTATGAAGTTTGACCCCTCACAATTTCCCGTGATTCAGCTATCTTTACGTGCCGAGACAGAGCAAGTGGATATCCGAACGTTAGCTGAATCCTTAGAACAAGAGTTACGGCGGACGGAAGGCGTAGCAAGTGTAACGGTTTCGGGTGAATTGATAGAGGAAGTTCAAATTACACTCAATGAGAAAAAATTAGAAGAATACGGCCTTGTGCAGGAAGACATTGTACAAGTCATTCAAGCGAATCATGTGTCAATGCCCGGGGAACCCATTGAAACAGGTGATAAAAAACAATTGACAACACGGATTGTCAGTATGTTAACTTCGGTGGATGATATTAAAAAACTACCAATTAGGACCAATCCTCTCAATGGGGAAAAAGTTTACATTCAAGATATAGGAAAAGTTACGTTAAAAGAAGCAACATCTTCTACGATTACCCGTGCAAATGAGGAGCAGGCTGTTTTAATGTCTGTGTTGCAGGAATCAGGTGCAAACACGGCGGATGTGTCTACGGCTTTTAAAGATGCGCTGGAAGACTTACTTGCAACAGAGGCGTTTAAAGATGTCGCTGCAGATATTTTGTTTGACCAAGGTGATTATATTCAATTGGCGATTGGAAATATCGGCCAAACACTCCTATTAGGTGGCATCTTTGCAATGCTGGTATTGTTCTTTTTCTTAAAAGGAATTAAAAGTCCAATTATCATCGGAATTGCAATCCCCTATTCGGTGATTGTTACATTTGTCATGATGTTCTTTGCGGATTTTTCACTTAATATTATGACGCTAGGTGCACTAGCGCTAGGGATTGGAATGTTAGTAGATAACGCAATTGTCGTGATTGAAAATATAGAGCGCCATTTAGCGATGGGAAAGAAGCCAAAACTAGCAGCGTATGAAGGGGCAAAAGAAGTAGGTGGAGCGATTACTGCATCGACATTAACAACGCTCGCTGTTTTTGTACCCGTTATCTTTATAAGTGGGCTCATCGGTGAAATTTTTACGGAGTTTGCGCTGACGATATCGTTTAGTTTATTTGCTTCGCTCATTGTCGCATTGACGGTTGTGCCCATGATGGCGGGGCATATGTTAAAAGCACCGAAAATAAATATTGAAGCGAGACGCCGTCGTTCTAAACCATTAAATAGGTTTACACGTTCAGTGAAATGGGCGCTACGCCATCGATTGATTGTCTTAAGTATTACAGTTGTGATGCTTGTTTTAAGCGGTCTAGGTTTAAATAAAGTGGGTACGGAGTTTTTACCGGCAACAGATGAAGGGTTCGTTAGTGTTGCCGTGAAACTTCCAAATGGTTCATCACCATCAGCTACTGATGAAGTGATGAAAAAAATTGAAGCTGAATTGAAAAAACAAGATGATGTGGAAGTCTATGTGAGTTTAGTAGGCGGTACACAAGAGGGGTTAGCGCAAGGGACTTCAAATGCCGCAAGGGGAGAAGTGTATGTAAAGTTACTTCCGCTGGCGGATCGTAATCGTTCAATCTTCGAATTTGTAGATGCTGTTCAACCGAAAGTCTTGGATGCCATTCTTGACGATGCTGAAGTAAGTTTTAATTTACAAACAGCTTCAGGTTCATCTCCGAATGTGCTCTCCTTTTCGCTCAAAGATATAGATGAAGAACGTTTACATGATGCGGTTATTGAATTGAATGAAGAGCTTGAAGCATTAAATACCGTACAAGAAGTATCGAATACAATTCAAAATACAGTTGAAGAAATAAAAATTGATGTGAACAGAGTGAAAGCTGAAGAACAAGGCCTCGCTCCTTATCAAATTGCCCAATCAATTAACCATATCACAAGGGGGCAATTAGCCACGCAAATTATTGGTGAGAAGGATGAAGTGATCGATGTATTTGTTCAATATGATGAACGAGATAGAAATAGTATTGAACAGTTGAAAAAACTAAAATTACGCACGCAAACAGGTGAATTTGTAACGCTCGATTCAGTTGCCAACATCAGTATTACAGATGGTCCAGTTGCGATTCAACGAGTCGATCAAGCCCATTCGGTGACATTCGATGTAAAATACGTTTCAACAGAATCATTAGGACAAATGACCAAAAAGGTGAACGAGATCATCGAGAGAATTGACTTACCAAAGGAAATTGACGTCTCTTTCGGTGGTGATCGGGAGCTTTTTGAAAGTGCTGTCTATGATATGATGCTAGCCCTTATACTAGCTGTGATTCTTGTTTATATTGTGATGGCTGCACAGTTTGAATCATTTAAGTATCCATTTGTCATTATCTTTTCTGTTCCTTTAATGGTCATCGGGGTAGCCCTCGGTTTATTTGCTACAAATACGCCGATTAGTGTGACGGCAATTATTGGTGTTTTAGTGCTTGTCGGGATTGTCGTGAACAACGGAATCGTTTTAGTTGATTATATCAATCAACAAAAAGAAAAAGGGGTATCTTCGTATGATGCGATTATCGTGTCCGTTCGAAATCGTGTGCGTCCAATTTTAATGACTGCCCTCACAACGATTCTTGGTTTATTGCCGCTTGCTTTAGGCATTGGAGAGGGAACAGAGATGAACCAGCCGATGGGGATTGCGGTTATTGGTGGATTAATCAGTTCAACATTATTAACGCTCTATGTCGTTCCCGTCATGTATAGTTTATTTGATAAAGAAACGAGAAAAAAGAACGTGCAAGGCCAATCGTGA
- a CDS encoding peptide chain release factor 3, with protein sequence MEHSITDEINARRTFAIISHPDAGKTTITEKLLYFGGAIRDAGTVKGRKTGKYATSDWMEIEKQRGISVTSSVMQFDYDGKKVNILDTPGHEDFSEDTYRTLMAVDAAVMMIDVARGVEPQTIKLFKVCRMRGIPIFTFINKMDRQGKEPLDLMEELEEVLGIESYAMNWPIGMGKEFLGIYDRFNNRIEQARVEGEDRFLALNEDGELADTHPMMDSSYYDQALEDIMLLNEAGNEFSEERVAKGELTPVFFGSALTNFGVQTFLETFLQFAPRPQARLTTEEEAINPHEEEFSGFIFKIQANMNPAHRDRIAFVRIVSGAFNRGMTVTVPRLSRSFKLTQTTQFLADDRETVNEAVAGDIIGLHDTGNYQIGDTVIGGKSSFSFAALPQFTPELFVRVTAKNVMKSKHFHKGILQLVQEGAIQYYRTLHTEELLLGAVGQLQFEVFEHRMKNEYNVEVQMENIGSKVARWIHNEADVKESMAGQRAMLVKDRYDKLVFLFENDFAMRWFHDRNPEIELYSLL encoded by the coding sequence ATGGAACATTCTATAACAGATGAAATTAATGCACGTCGAACTTTTGCGATTATCTCGCATCCAGACGCGGGAAAAACGACAATTACTGAAAAACTATTGTACTTTGGTGGCGCAATCCGTGATGCGGGTACGGTAAAAGGAAGAAAAACTGGTAAGTACGCTACTTCTGACTGGATGGAAATTGAGAAGCAAAGAGGAATTTCTGTGACGTCTTCCGTGATGCAATTTGACTATGACGGGAAAAAAGTAAATATTTTAGATACACCTGGGCACGAAGATTTCAGTGAAGATACGTATAGAACGTTAATGGCTGTTGATGCGGCAGTGATGATGATTGACGTAGCAAGAGGTGTCGAACCACAGACAATCAAATTATTTAAAGTTTGTCGTATGCGGGGCATTCCAATCTTTACGTTCATTAATAAGATGGATAGACAAGGGAAAGAGCCACTCGATTTAATGGAAGAATTAGAAGAAGTATTAGGGATTGAATCGTATGCGATGAATTGGCCAATTGGCATGGGGAAAGAATTCCTCGGCATTTACGATCGTTTTAACAATCGAATCGAGCAGGCGCGAGTTGAAGGAGAAGACCGTTTCTTGGCATTAAATGAAGACGGTGAGCTTGCGGATACTCATCCAATGATGGATAGTTCTTATTACGACCAAGCGTTAGAAGATATCATGCTCTTGAATGAAGCGGGGAATGAGTTCTCTGAAGAGCGTGTTGCCAAAGGTGAATTAACACCTGTATTTTTTGGGAGTGCATTAACGAATTTTGGTGTCCAAACATTTTTAGAAACCTTTTTACAGTTTGCACCGCGCCCACAAGCTCGTTTAACAACAGAGGAAGAAGCAATAAATCCACATGAAGAAGAGTTTTCAGGTTTTATCTTTAAAATACAAGCGAATATGAACCCTGCACACCGCGATAGAATTGCCTTTGTGCGTATCGTTTCAGGCGCTTTTAACCGGGGGATGACCGTTACGGTACCAAGACTTTCTCGCTCGTTTAAATTAACCCAAACGACACAATTTCTTGCAGATGACAGGGAAACAGTAAACGAAGCGGTTGCAGGCGATATTATCGGACTTCATGATACAGGTAATTATCAAATTGGGGATACGGTCATTGGTGGAAAGTCATCCTTTTCATTCGCTGCGCTTCCACAATTTACTCCGGAACTGTTCGTTCGGGTCACAGCCAAGAACGTCATGAAATCTAAGCATTTCCATAAAGGTATTTTGCAATTAGTTCAGGAAGGCGCTATCCAATATTATCGAACACTCCATACTGAAGAATTGCTTTTAGGAGCAGTAGGGCAGTTACAATTTGAAGTGTTTGAACATCGGATGAAAAACGAATATAACGTTGAAGTACAGATGGAGAATATCGGGTCAAAAGTAGCGCGTTGGATTCATAACGAGGCAGATGTGAAAGAATCGATGGCTGGGCAACGTGCAATGCTTGTGAAGGATCGTTATGACAAATTGGTATTTTTATTTGAAAATGACTTCGCGATGCGCTGGTTCCACGATAGAAATCCTGAGATTGAATTGTATAGTTTATTATAA
- a CDS encoding UDP-N-acetylmuramoyl-L-alanyl-D-glutamate--2,6-diaminopimelate ligase, translating to MDTKSLFSILPIKHVEGALPETVTDLEVDSRAVQPGGVFVCIEGFTVDGHQYVQQAIDNGARVIVASKPIPVDLEKVAVVTVENTSRALGLLAPRYFNYPSKKMTMIGVTGTNGKTSVSGIIQSILQAAHEKSAASGTIGFNLNGTLYETENTTGNVLATQSMIAQAANEGCQTMTMEVSSHGLVEGRLAGTEFDIVVFTNLTHDHLDFHGTMDNYGDAKGLLFAQLGQDLSQRKYAIVNIDDPWYEKFIEKTSHPILTYGVHNKGHFHAKDIQLEANQTSFTLVTPDGEYHVQMKLIGEFSVANALAATAALYAKGMKTESIVNYLSEIEPIAGRMEKVETDLPLTMYVDYAHTADAIQKAIEAVVPYKKNKIIFLIGTGGNRDRVKRPIMAKEASAADYVVLTTDDPRNEPYETILSELEAGMTHQQYACIGDRVEAVQHAVSVAEEDDIIIFAGKGHEDFQIIGREKYPHSDADIALEAAEKKFRVKKIN from the coding sequence ATGGATACGAAAAGTTTATTTTCGATACTACCTATAAAACATGTGGAAGGCGCACTACCTGAAACGGTGACAGATTTGGAGGTGGATTCTAGAGCGGTCCAACCCGGTGGCGTTTTTGTTTGTATTGAAGGTTTTACAGTGGATGGACATCAATATGTTCAACAAGCGATTGATAACGGGGCACGTGTCATCGTGGCTTCGAAGCCGATACCTGTAGATTTAGAAAAAGTTGCAGTTGTGACTGTTGAAAATACCTCACGTGCACTTGGTCTATTGGCACCGAGATATTTTAATTATCCATCGAAAAAAATGACGATGATTGGTGTGACGGGAACGAATGGAAAAACGAGTGTAAGTGGCATTATCCAATCAATTTTACAAGCGGCACATGAAAAATCTGCAGCTTCCGGAACAATCGGATTTAATTTAAATGGAACGCTTTATGAAACGGAAAATACAACAGGGAATGTACTCGCCACACAGTCTATGATTGCACAAGCTGCGAATGAAGGCTGTCAAACAATGACGATGGAGGTTTCATCACATGGTCTAGTCGAAGGTCGGTTGGCAGGTACTGAATTTGATATTGTGGTCTTTACAAATTTAACGCATGATCATCTTGATTTTCACGGAACGATGGACAATTACGGGGATGCGAAAGGGTTATTGTTTGCTCAATTGGGACAAGACCTTTCGCAAAGAAAATATGCCATTGTGAATATCGATGACCCTTGGTATGAGAAATTTATTGAAAAAACAAGTCATCCAATTCTCACATATGGCGTACACAATAAAGGACATTTTCATGCGAAAGATATTCAGTTAGAAGCCAATCAAACGAGTTTCACGCTCGTAACGCCTGACGGTGAATATCATGTTCAGATGAAATTAATTGGCGAATTTAGTGTAGCAAACGCGCTTGCAGCTACGGCGGCATTGTACGCAAAAGGGATGAAAACAGAAAGCATCGTCAATTATTTAAGTGAAATTGAGCCGATTGCAGGTCGCATGGAAAAAGTGGAGACAGACTTGCCGCTTACGATGTATGTCGACTATGCACACACTGCTGACGCGATTCAAAAGGCGATTGAGGCGGTCGTACCTTATAAGAAAAATAAAATCATATTCCTAATCGGGACAGGTGGAAATCGTGATAGAGTGAAGCGCCCAATTATGGCCAAAGAAGCCTCTGCTGCGGATTACGTTGTGTTAACGACAGATGATCCACGTAATGAACCATATGAAACGATTTTATCTGAACTTGAGGCGGGAATGACGCATCAACAATATGCTTGTATCGGCGATCGGGTAGAAGCTGTTCAACATGCTGTGTCTGTAGCAGAAGAAGATGATATCATTATATTCGCTGGAAAAGGCCATGAAGACTTTCAAATTATTGGACGTGAAAAGTATCCACATTCAGATGCCGACATTGCACTTGAAGCGGCGGAGAAAAAATTTAGAGTGAAAAAAATTAATTAA
- a CDS encoding aldehyde dehydrogenase — protein sequence MNFTADDMQSMIQTQQDFYFSGKTKSVEFRKRMLKRLYDAILDREDAITQALHKDLGKSSFEAYATEIGFVLSSISFMLKSIDDWVKPQKVKTPMHLQPAKSFIVREPYGVVLIIGPFNYPFQLVIEPLIGAIVGGNCAMVKPSEMTMHTCQVIGDIIEEVFPPHYIRVVEGEREEISALIHAPFDYIFFTGSTTVGKIVMKAAAERLTPITLELGGKSPVIVDQTANLDHAAERIVWGKFINTGQTCVAPDYLLVHKSVKEALTKRMIRVIQKFFSKNPIDSPDYGRIINEKHFNRITEIIEKESAHIVYGGQYERTKLFVAPTLLSNVHWGSPSMEEEIFGPVLPIIEYDNLGEAMHRIRQQPKSLAAYMFTENERAANYFVENLPFGGGCINDTISHVGNIHLPFGGVGASGMNAYHGKASFELFTHAKSMLQRPTKVPMRLAFPPYKNKLKLIKPFIR from the coding sequence TTGAACTTTACTGCAGATGATATGCAATCAATGATTCAAACACAGCAGGACTTTTATTTTTCAGGTAAGACAAAAAGTGTTGAATTTAGAAAACGAATGTTAAAGAGGTTATACGATGCAATCCTTGATCGTGAAGATGCGATTACACAGGCACTTCATAAAGATTTAGGAAAAAGTTCTTTTGAAGCGTATGCGACTGAAATAGGTTTTGTTCTTTCGAGTATTTCATTTATGCTGAAATCAATTGATGATTGGGTTAAACCGCAAAAAGTGAAAACGCCTATGCATTTACAGCCAGCAAAAAGTTTTATCGTACGTGAACCTTACGGGGTTGTGCTCATCATTGGACCATTTAATTATCCATTTCAACTTGTCATAGAGCCATTAATTGGCGCAATTGTTGGTGGAAATTGTGCCATGGTTAAGCCTTCAGAAATGACGATGCATACGTGTCAGGTGATTGGCGACATAATTGAAGAAGTTTTCCCACCTCATTATATACGCGTAGTAGAAGGTGAGCGTGAAGAAATATCTGCTTTAATCCATGCTCCGTTCGATTATATTTTCTTTACAGGAAGTACTACGGTAGGAAAAATCGTAATGAAAGCTGCTGCGGAAAGGTTAACCCCCATCACATTAGAATTAGGTGGGAAAAGTCCTGTTATTGTGGACCAAACCGCAAACCTTGATCATGCAGCTGAACGTATTGTTTGGGGGAAATTTATAAATACCGGTCAAACATGTGTGGCGCCTGATTATTTACTCGTGCATAAAAGTGTAAAGGAAGCATTGACCAAACGAATGATTCGTGTCATTCAAAAGTTTTTTAGTAAGAACCCGATAGATAGTCCGGACTATGGTCGTATCATTAATGAAAAACATTTCAATCGAATTACAGAGATTATTGAGAAAGAGTCCGCTCATATTGTTTATGGTGGACAATATGAACGTACAAAACTTTTTGTTGCGCCAACATTATTATCGAATGTACATTGGGGAAGTCCATCTATGGAAGAAGAAATTTTCGGACCTGTACTTCCCATCATTGAATATGATAATTTGGGTGAAGCCATGCATCGCATTCGACAACAACCGAAGTCATTAGCTGCCTATATGTTTACAGAAAACGAACGAGCAGCAAATTATTTTGTTGAAAACTTGCCATTCGGTGGTGGATGTATTAATGATACGATTTCCCATGTTGGCAATATCCATTTACCTTTCGGCGGTGTCGGTGCATCAGGGATGAATGCTTATCATGGTAAAGCAAGCTTTGAATTATTCACGCATGCAAAATCGATGCTGCAAAGACCTACAAAAGTTCCTATGAGACTAGCATTCCCACCTTATAAAAATAAATTAAAACTCATTAAACCGTTCATTCGATGA
- a CDS encoding DNA-3-methyladenine glycosylase, translating into MVIGNLITLPFIYDFDGALERLAGDPVNSVDILNRSIRFPMEEGNVVTLQATGMKEAPSFVLNGILNDVQLNTVKDIFHFNQPLEDIHLHFQDTDLAPIFNIHEGTPLVRSFSLYGTLMRSIIHQQLNMSFANTLTMRFIKAFGTEIDGVLQYPLPEVIANLEVSTLRDMQFSSRKAEYLIGLSQAVASGSLDLEKLQRLEDKEVIDILTNYRGVGPWTAQSFLMSGLGRQNLFPVADIGLQNALKNLWGMDKKPTREEIIARFPTWSPYLSYAALYLWRSIEKNSFSSK; encoded by the coding sequence GTGGTTATTGGGAATCTGATTACACTTCCATTTATATATGATTTCGATGGGGCATTGGAAAGACTGGCAGGAGATCCTGTAAATTCAGTTGATATATTGAACCGCTCAATTCGATTTCCAATGGAAGAAGGGAATGTAGTGACCTTGCAAGCAACGGGCATGAAAGAAGCGCCTTCTTTTGTTCTGAACGGAATACTTAATGACGTGCAACTAAATACTGTGAAAGACATCTTTCATTTTAATCAACCTTTAGAGGACATTCACCTTCATTTTCAAGATACGGATTTGGCACCAATATTTAATATCCACGAAGGTACACCACTTGTACGAAGTTTTTCGCTTTATGGTACATTAATGCGCAGTATTATTCATCAACAACTAAATATGTCTTTTGCGAATACATTAACGATGCGCTTTATTAAAGCATTCGGCACTGAAATAGATGGTGTGTTGCAGTATCCTTTACCTGAAGTTATCGCTAACCTTGAAGTGTCAACACTTCGAGACATGCAATTTAGTTCAAGGAAGGCCGAGTATCTCATTGGTTTATCGCAAGCGGTGGCATCTGGTTCTCTCGATCTTGAAAAATTACAACGATTAGAGGACAAGGAAGTAATTGATATCCTAACCAATTATCGAGGTGTCGGTCCGTGGACTGCCCAAAGCTTTCTCATGTCTGGTCTAGGACGTCAAAACTTATTTCCAGTCGCAGATATTGGGTTACAAAACGCATTAAAGAATTTATGGGGAATGGATAAAAAACCAACGAGAGAGGAAATCATTGCGCGTTTTCCTACTTGGTCTCCATATTTAAGTTACGCGGCTTTGTATTTATGGAGGAGTATCGAAAAAAACAGCTTTTCCAGTAAATGA
- a CDS encoding TRAP transporter permease gives MAKDKSQQEEMKVDAQELETLSEEKQDEILRKYDPESNTRNLGSIFRIVVFVGLLAFSLFQLYTAIFGQYTAYIQRSIHLGFALSLIFILFPARKKLGKAKRGKVPFYDLILALLSVAVGLYWPLNIEKITMQVGRLTEMDMIIGIIAILLTLEAARRAVGIPITIISSLFLVYAFFGSYFPGFLNHRGQDVKSIVRTMFFTTDGILGTPISVSATFIFVFLLFGAFLVKTGVGNYFNELAVVLAGRLVGGPAKVAIFSSALQGTISGSSVANVVGSGSYTIPMMKKLGYRKEFAGGVESAASTGGQLMPPIMGAAAFLMVEFIGGITYWEIAKAAAIPAALYFAGIWIMTHFEAKRVGLKGMREDQIPNRKKVLKKIYLLLPILGIIFFLLIGIPTMQAALYGILLTILVSAISKETRIGFKDMIEALVEGARTALAVAAATACAGIIVGVVLKTGLGLGLANGLISAAGGSVFLTLVFTMFASLVLGMGSPTTANYVITSTIAAPAIITLLMIGSEPGAAIPLVVALSAHLFVFFFGIVADITPPVALAAFAASGISGGDPIKTGVTSAKLAIGAFIIPYMFVYNPALLMIDASLPEILWVVLTALVGMLAIGAGMIGYWYRKCNWFERIIAVGTGLLLIFPETITDIVGLVVFLGMFAIQYKSRDRDEDDKNVAVA, from the coding sequence ATGGCTAAAGATAAAAGTCAGCAAGAGGAAATGAAAGTTGATGCTCAAGAACTAGAGACATTATCGGAAGAAAAACAAGATGAAATCCTTCGTAAATATGATCCTGAATCGAATACAAGAAATCTCGGATCAATTTTTAGGATAGTGGTTTTTGTCGGCCTTCTGGCATTTTCGTTATTTCAGTTGTACACGGCCATTTTTGGGCAATACACAGCATATATTCAACGTTCCATTCACTTAGGATTTGCCTTATCTTTAATATTCATTTTATTTCCAGCAAGGAAAAAACTGGGCAAAGCAAAGCGAGGAAAAGTTCCTTTCTACGATTTGATACTAGCGTTACTATCAGTTGCGGTCGGGCTTTATTGGCCGCTCAATATTGAGAAGATTACGATGCAAGTTGGTCGATTAACAGAAATGGATATGATCATCGGGATTATTGCAATTCTTCTAACATTAGAAGCAGCACGCCGAGCAGTAGGAATCCCGATTACGATTATTTCAAGTCTGTTTTTAGTGTATGCATTCTTTGGTTCCTATTTCCCAGGGTTTTTAAACCACCGAGGGCAAGATGTTAAAAGTATCGTTCGAACGATGTTTTTTACGACAGATGGTATTTTAGGTACACCGATCAGTGTATCTGCAACGTTTATTTTTGTTTTCCTATTATTTGGAGCATTTCTAGTGAAAACCGGAGTTGGAAACTACTTTAATGAACTCGCGGTTGTATTAGCAGGACGCTTAGTTGGAGGACCAGCAAAGGTGGCAATTTTCTCCAGTGCTTTACAAGGAACAATTTCAGGAAGTTCAGTTGCAAACGTTGTTGGATCGGGTTCCTATACAATTCCAATGATGAAAAAGCTTGGATATCGTAAAGAGTTTGCGGGTGGTGTTGAATCTGCTGCTTCGACGGGTGGCCAACTAATGCCGCCAATTATGGGGGCTGCAGCTTTCCTAATGGTTGAATTTATTGGTGGAATAACGTATTGGGAAATTGCAAAAGCAGCAGCTATTCCAGCAGCATTGTATTTTGCCGGTATATGGATTATGACGCATTTTGAAGCGAAACGCGTTGGTTTAAAAGGGATGAGAGAGGATCAAATTCCAAATCGCAAAAAAGTGTTAAAGAAAATCTATTTATTGTTACCAATTTTAGGGATTATCTTCTTCTTACTAATCGGCATTCCTACAATGCAAGCTGCACTTTACGGAATCTTATTAACGATTCTTGTTAGTGCCATTAGCAAGGAAACCCGAATTGGCTTTAAGGATATGATTGAGGCACTTGTTGAAGGTGCACGGACAGCATTGGCGGTTGCCGCGGCAACTGCATGTGCAGGTATTATAGTAGGGGTCGTATTAAAAACGGGGCTTGGATTAGGGCTTGCAAATGGCTTGATCTCCGCAGCGGGTGGTAGTGTGTTCCTAACGCTTGTCTTTACCATGTTTGCTTCACTTGTACTAGGAATGGGGTCGCCAACAACAGCAAACTATGTCATTACATCAACGATAGCTGCGCCAGCAATTATCACACTCTTGATGATTGGTTCTGAACCGGGCGCTGCGATCCCGTTAGTAGTTGCGTTATCTGCTCATTTATTCGTTTTCTTTTTCGGCATTGTTGCAGATATTACACCGCCAGTTGCGCTTGCAGCATTTGCAGCATCTGGAATTTCAGGTGGGGACCCTATTAAAACAGGGGTTACTTCAGCTAAACTTGCGATTGGGGCCTTTATCATTCCATATATGTTCGTCTATAATCCTGCGCTGTTAATGATAGATGCATCGTTACCAGAGATTTTGTGGGTGGTCTTAACGGCACTAGTCGGAATGCTTGCAATTGGCGCAGGTATGATCGGGTATTGGTATCGTAAATGTAATTGGTTTGAACGTATAATAGCAGTTGGTACAGGATTATTACTAATCTTTCCTGAAACAATTACAGATATTGTTGGACTCGTCGTATTTTTGGGGATGTTTGCGATCCAATATAAATCTCGAGATAGAGACGAAGATGATAAGAATGTGGCAGTTGCGTAA
- a CDS encoding DUF1850 domain-containing protein: MRYYKQSLFLFFLGLLCLVFFFLPVKDTLLFTGTKGKKVYYVTINEQKKFEIRYVHSIHLTDVIEYYEITPKQKIRMLSMSYKNLSIGLPGDAAEGETLELRDGVYTLTYNDRVIDSFRIHIGRVDADLALRYANHELDLKKHLEKGKSYEFKVKKLTYYQLTKGEKLNG, translated from the coding sequence ATGAGGTATTATAAGCAAAGTTTATTCCTTTTCTTCTTGGGACTATTATGTTTAGTATTCTTTTTTCTGCCTGTGAAAGATACATTGTTATTTACTGGGACAAAAGGAAAGAAAGTTTATTACGTTACCATCAATGAACAAAAAAAATTTGAAATTAGATATGTTCATTCGATTCATTTAACAGATGTCATTGAATATTACGAAATAACGCCTAAACAAAAAATTCGAATGTTATCCATGTCATACAAGAACCTTTCTATAGGGTTGCCAGGAGATGCAGCTGAGGGTGAAACTTTAGAGTTAAGGGATGGCGTTTATACGCTTACATATAATGATAGAGTAATTGACTCATTTAGGATTCATATCGGAAGAGTAGATGCAGATTTAGCGCTTCGTTATGCTAATCATGAGTTAGATTTAAAGAAACACTTAGAAAAAGGAAAATCCTATGAATTTAAAGTGAAGAAATTAACTTATTACCAATTAACGAAAGGAGAGAAATTAAATGGCTAA